Genomic window (Pradoshia sp. D12):
TGCCGCCATTTACATGCAAGGTTTGTCCAGAAACATAGGACGAGTCATCACTTGCCAGGTAAACATAAGTAGGAGCCAATTCATCAGGCTGCCCAATACGGCCAAGCGGTGTATTTTGACCCCAGCTTTCTTCAATTTGCTCAGCAGAGAAGGATGCGGGAATTAACGGTGTCCAAATAGGGCCCGGTGCAACGGCATTCACATAGATTCCCTTAGGAGCAACACTATTGGAAAGGGCACGGGTAAAGGATACGATCGCTCCCTTTGTAGATGAGTAATCAATTAACAATGGATTACCCTGGTAGGCTGTTACACTGGCAGAATTGATAATCTTGCCGCCCTTCGGAAGATGTTTCATGGCTGCTTTTGCCATATAAAAATATCCGAATATATTGGTTCGGAATGTGCGTTCCAATTGTTCTGACGTTATGTCAGTAAATTCTTTTTGAACATGCTGTTCTGCAGCGTTATTGACAAGAATATCGAGTTTACCGAATGTTTCAACGGTCTTTTCTACAGCATTTATGCAAACATCTTCATATCCAACATCGCCTGTGATTAACAGGCATTTTCGGCCTTCCGCTTCTACAAGCTCTTTTGTTTTTTCGGCATCTTCTTGTTCTCTATCGACATAAAGAATAGCTACATCGGCGCCTTCTTTGGCAAAGTAGACTGCAACTGATCGGCCAATTCCGCTGTCACCGCCAGTAATAATAGCCACTTTATCTTTTAATTTCCCACTGCCTTTATAGGAAGAAGTAACGGTAATAGGTTCGGGATCCATTTTATACTGCAATCCCGGTTGTA
Coding sequences:
- a CDS encoding SDR family oxidoreductase, which gives rise to MSERFNNAPGQEQEVQPGLQYKMDPEPITVTSSYKGSGKLKDKVAIITGGDSGIGRSVAVYFAKEGADVAILYVDREQEDAEKTKELVEAEGRKCLLITGDVGYEDVCINAVEKTVETFGKLDILVNNAAEQHVQKEFTDITSEQLERTFRTNIFGYFYMAKAAMKHLPKGGKIINSASVTAYQGNPLLIDYSSTKGAIVSFTRALSNSVAPKGIYVNAVAPGPIWTPLIPASFSAEQIEESWGQNTPLGRIGQPDELAPTYVYLASDDSSYVSGQTLHVNGGSVVNG